A DNA window from Malus domestica chromosome 12, GDT2T_hap1 contains the following coding sequences:
- the LOC103449648 gene encoding rhomboid-like protein 15, whose amino-acid sequence MRPNIVSEAGLQTRLRQWWESIPFLTSAVVGVCATIYLVCLLVGYDSFYEVCFSPSDVVSRFQVYRIFTSIIFHGSVLHVLFNMMALVPLGSELERIMGTVRLLYMIILLAISNAVLHLLIALLVSYNPIHPSQYLMDECAIGFSGILFSMIVIETSLSGHQSRSVFGLFNVPAKWYAWILLVVFQVVMPNVSLLGHLCGILSGFAYTYSLLNFLIPGTSFYSKIEASSLFSSCVRRPKFIVCTGGNPSAFIPTYSTQGTPSSGFSAGSIWRNLSSWIPQRETSVQSAQDGHMFPGRGRTLGSGRGTISDADSESNLQARLLDNSNSERPSDAAVIGTGQNLSDGRQATLNNAAAEIPVHHQDYVASEEEIQRLVSMGFERTQVEVALAAADGDLNVAVEILSQQG is encoded by the exons ATGAGACCCAACATCGTTTCCGAG GCAGGACTGCAAACTAGGTTGAGGCAATGGTGGGAAAGCATTCCTTTTCTTACTTCAGCGGTGGTCGGCGTGTGCGCGACTATTTACTTGGTTTGCCTCCTGGTTGGATATGACTCCTTTTACGAAGTGTGCTTTTCACCCTCTGATGTTGTATCCCGATTCCAAG TCTACAGGATTTTCACCTCCATTATCTTCCATGGTTCAGTGCTGCATGTGTTGTTCAACATGATGGCATTAGTTCCTTTGGGTTCTGAGTTGGAGAGAATCATGGGAACTGTCCGCTTGTTGTACATGATCATTCTATTGGCCATAAGCAATGCAGTATTACATCTTCTGATTGCGCTTTTGGTATCCTATAACCCTATTCACCCTTCTCAGTACCTCATGGATGAATGTGCAATAGGCTTCTCGGGAATCTTGTTTTCTATGATTGTTATAGAGACAAGTCTGAGTGGACACCAGTCTAGAAG CGTGTTTGGACTCTTCAATGTACCTGCTAAATG GTATGCATGGATCTTGCTGGTAGTGTTCCAAGTTGTTATGCCAAATGTTTCTTTACTGGGACACCTATGTGGCATTTTGTCTGGCTTTGCTT ATACTTACAGCTTATTAAATTTCCTCATTCCGGGAACATCCTTCTATTCTAAAATTGAGGCCTCCTCATTGTTT TCAAGTTGTGTGAGGAGGCCTAAATTTATTGTGTGCACTGGTGGGAATCCTTCTGCCTTCATCCCTACATATTCAACCCAAGGTACACCCTCTAG TGGATTCTCTGCTGGAAGTATCTGGAGAAACTTGTCTTCATGGATCCCACAGAGGGAAACATCTGTACAG TCAGCacaagatggtcacatgtttccTGGGAGAGGAAGAACACTTGGATCTGGTCGAGGTACTATTTCTGATGCTGATTCAGAATCAAACTTACAGGCTAGACTCTTGGACAATAGCAACTCAGAACGTCCATCAGATGCGGCAGTTATTGGTACAGGACAGAATTTATCTGATGGAAG GCAGGCAACACTAAATAATGCAGCGGCAGAAATTCCTGTACACCATCAG GATTATGTTGCATCTGAAGAAGAAATCCAAAGGCTTGTATCAATGGGTTTTGAGAGG